TTTAGATGAAAGGGGCTTATTAACTACCAGATTCATTGTTATTTTCCCAGTAGGTcttatgttttttaattgtttccagttggacatttcacttttttttcctggTCAACCAGGGACTTAAAAGAAACAATCTTGTTAGAGTATATGAATTGCACACACTTAAGCCAGCTTCCTCATCCTGGATTTCTGTTTCTCAGAACCTTAGAATTTTAAACCACTGTGGTTGAATTACTTCCGTTTATTTTAAGTCATGAAGATCGTGGAACCCAAAGAGGGCTAGGTgatttctttctgggtttcacattcttctgtctctcttctcttggGACCTTTGTGACTTCAGTTTTAATTGGACCTTATTTCCACCCACAGATAGGCTGCTTAGCCATCGTTATGGCTAGATAAAGTGTCTTCATTAATATTTGATCCCGATGCAAGctgatttgttattttctttttaaatcagagGGTCAGCTTTCAatcaacattttctttccttctggttTCAGGTCTGGGTGGTTTCCAATGTGGGAAATGCATCAGTAGGTCTTTGGAAAAACTGTACCAACACTTTctgcagtgagaccctgtcatacGCCAGTGaaggtatatataaatatattgacCCAGTGCTGACAATAGGTGTGGTCAGGGAATGTTCGGCCCCTGGAGTGACCCCATGCCCTTGTTCTCCTCGCCCTGTGTCTACAGATGCCCTGAAGACAGTGCAGGCCTTCATGATTCTCTCTATCATCTTCTCTGCCATCTCTCTCCTGGTCTTCGTGTTCCAGCTCTTCACCATGGAGAAGGGAAACCGATTCTTCCTCTCGGGGGCCACCATGCTGGTGTGCTGTGAGTATCTCATGGGTTGAGTCCAGTTTACATTGTTAAGTCCATCTTACCATGGGTGCTTCCGGCAACTTGGACAGATTAGCACATGGTTCAGTGAAACTTCCTTGTGCAATTTTCTCCTCTGGGTATTTGTTCTCTCATGGAAAACCTTGAATTGCTGCTTGGGTTAAGAACCCTCATCTTCTTCATTGTTCAAAACCAGTGCTCCTGGGTAGCTACCAAGTGGCAGCGCATTATCTGTCAATAGTACGTGTGTACAAGACACTTGAAGAAGGCAGAAAGGTAGGAGTTCTCAGAAAGATGAAACCACCGCCACAATGCACACAATGATTGTGATTCTCATTTAATTGTTGTTCTTTCCCAGTATACTCAGGTTGGTGGAAGGACGTGCTCTTTTTCATCCTTGATTAGCTTTCCTAGACCCACAAGGGCCAGACAGAACAGCTGGGTGGTAGGCATGAGGTTCTGTGTTTTACATCACACTATGGGCACACAAACCAGCGCAGATATGAGAGCCCAGACACCTCTAATTTATCAACATACCATCAAGCTTGGCCCAGGGGACATCCATCAGAACTCCTGTTTAGGGACAAACAGCCAGAGTTCATTTTCCTATTGCTAATGAGGGAAATAGGATCttcttaaaatcagaaaaactttttctcaattttaatgtAAGAAAACACACTGACACATCTCCTTTTCCCCTGCAGGGCTGTGCGTGCTGGTGGGGGTGTCCATCTACACTAATCGTTATGCAAATAGCTATGGAACCAACTACCAGTGGCAGTATCACCACGGCTATTCCTATATCCTGGCCTGGATCTGCTTCTGCTTCAGCTTCATCATCGGCATTCTCTATCTGGtcctgagaaagaaataaggcCGGACGAGTTCATGGGGATCTGGGGGGTTGGGAGGAGGAAGCCGTTGAATTTgggagggaagtggaggttgctgtaTAGGAAAAACCAAGataggggaggggggagggggaagaaaaggGGGGAGGTCAAATCCCAAACCATTACTGAGGAGATTGTCTGCTGCCAAGCCCCTGCCCTGGGGAGAAAGTAGTTGGCTAGTACTTTGATGCTCCCTTGATGGGGGCCAGAGAGCCTCCCTGCAGCCACCAGACTTGACCTCCAGCTGTTCTCAGTGACACACACTGTCTGGGGCCCCATCAGCTGCCACAACACCAGCCCCACTTCTGAGGTGAATTCTGGGTCATGCACTGAGGTC
The Rhinopithecus roxellana isolate Shanxi Qingling chromosome 10, ASM756505v1, whole genome shotgun sequence DNA segment above includes these coding regions:
- the EMP1 gene encoding epithelial membrane protein 1: MLVLLAGIFVVHIATVIMLFVCTIANVWVVSNVGNASVGLWKNCTNTFCSETLSYASEDALKTVQAFMILSIIFSAISLLVFVFQLFTMEKGNRFFLSGATMLVCWLCVLVGVSIYTNRYANSYGTNYQWQYHHGYSYILAWICFCFSFIIGILYLVLRKK